A stretch of the Candidatus Eisenbacteria bacterium genome encodes the following:
- a CDS encoding PAS domain S-box protein — MSGIDIPLSEDPSIYRRSFHDSTDAIVITDLAGKIAIANQAWLSLYGYALEEVIGNSTSLVKSEQTTREMYDYMWSQISDPAKGFWRGEIVNRKRDGTEVAVLLTITPIRREGGIVGYMGLGIDVTERKEAEALRETYGMIVRHDLKAPLGSLLALLDAMLDGFTGPITEKQEEVLSRAKRSAQRMHEIIATSLDMGKLKRGILRLDIEDVDLFAAARASIETLEQLAARREARVRLCAGTRDATPEDTLVLCLDPVHLQRCVDNLLKNAIEASPEGGDVRVLIEKTANTASIRFENAGSPIPPDIRATLFHPFSAYGKRGGTGLGVYGVKMTVEAMGGSIRYESNESGTVFEIAFPIAVNPER, encoded by the coding sequence ATGAGCGGAATCGACATCCCCCTTTCCGAGGATCCCTCGATCTATCGCCGGTCCTTCCACGACAGCACCGACGCCATCGTGATCACCGATCTCGCCGGGAAGATCGCGATCGCGAATCAGGCATGGCTCAGCCTATACGGCTATGCCCTGGAGGAAGTGATCGGGAACTCGACGAGCCTCGTGAAGAGCGAGCAAACGACCCGCGAGATGTACGACTACATGTGGAGCCAGATCTCCGATCCGGCCAAGGGCTTCTGGCGTGGGGAGATCGTCAACCGAAAGAGGGACGGGACGGAAGTGGCCGTCCTTCTCACGATCACCCCCATCCGGCGGGAGGGGGGGATTGTCGGATACATGGGGCTCGGGATAGACGTCACGGAGCGGAAGGAGGCCGAGGCCCTTCGCGAGACCTACGGCATGATCGTCCGCCACGATCTCAAGGCCCCCCTCGGCTCCCTGCTCGCCCTCCTGGATGCGATGCTGGATGGGTTCACGGGGCCCATCACGGAGAAGCAAGAGGAGGTCCTCAGCCGAGCGAAGCGCTCGGCGCAGAGGATGCATGAGATCATCGCCACCTCTCTCGACATGGGTAAGCTCAAGCGCGGGATCTTGCGACTCGACATCGAGGATGTCGACCTCTTCGCCGCGGCGCGCGCATCGATCGAGACGCTCGAGCAGCTCGCCGCGAGGAGGGAAGCGCGGGTGAGGCTGTGCGCCGGGACGAGGGACGCGACACCTGAGGACACACTCGTCCTCTGTCTGGACCCGGTCCACTTGCAGCGCTGCGTCGACAATCTCCTCAAGAACGCGATCGAGGCCTCCCCGGAGGGCGGCGACGTCCGCGTCCTCATCGAGAAGACCGCGAACACGGCGTCCATCCGCTTCGAGAACGCCGGATCCCCGATCCCGCCCGACATCCGCGCGACGCTCTTTCACCCGTTCAGCGCCTACGGGAAGCGAGGGGGAACCGGACTCGGCGTCTACGGCGTCAAGATGACGGTCGAGGCGATGGGCGGGAGCATCCGCTACGAGTCGAACGAGAGCGGCACGGTCTTCGAGATCGCTTTCCCGATCGCAGTCAATCCAGAACGATGA